In a genomic window of Streptococcus oralis subsp. tigurinus:
- the aroD gene encoding type I 3-dehydroquinate dehydratase has translation MKLVVSVMPRSLEEAQELDATRYEDADIIEWRADFLTKDTILQVAPAIFEKFAGRELIFTLRTRAEGGEIELSSEEYVQIIKEVAQLYQPDYIDFEYYSYKDVFEEMLDFPNLVLSYHNFQETPENMMEILSELTSLSPKVVKVSVMAHTEQDVLDLMNYTRGFKTLNPEQEYVTISMGKMGKVSRITSDVTGSSWSFASLDEASAPGQISLSNMKKIREILDEG, from the coding sequence ATGAAATTAGTCGTCTCAGTAATGCCAAGAAGTTTAGAAGAAGCGCAAGAACTGGATGCCACTAGGTATGAAGATGCCGATATCATTGAGTGGCGTGCGGACTTTCTTACAAAGGACACTATTTTACAGGTAGCACCCGCTATCTTTGAGAAATTTGCAGGACGCGAACTTATCTTTACCCTTCGGACTCGCGCTGAGGGAGGAGAAATCGAACTTTCCTCAGAAGAGTATGTTCAAATCATCAAGGAAGTGGCGCAACTCTATCAACCAGACTATATTGATTTTGAGTACTACAGCTACAAGGATGTTTTTGAGGAAATGTTAGATTTTCCAAATCTCGTATTGAGCTATCATAATTTCCAGGAGACACCTGAAAACATGATGGAAATCCTGTCTGAGTTGACCAGTCTCTCTCCAAAAGTGGTCAAGGTATCTGTCATGGCCCACACGGAGCAAGATGTTTTAGACTTGATGAACTACACACGAGGATTTAAAACACTCAATCCTGAGCAAGAGTACGTAACCATTTCCATGGGGAAAATGGGCAAGGTATCACGCATTACTTCAGATGTGACGGGTTCGAGTTGGTCATTTGCTAGTCTGGATGAAGCGAGTGCACCAGGTCAGATTTCTCTATCAAACATGAAGAAAATTAGGGAGATTTTGGATGAAGGTTGA
- a CDS encoding class I SAM-dependent rRNA methyltransferase, with protein sequence MNRIRVSRRVEKKLAKGLVLLEASDLTDIDLTDQAVEVLSQDGKFLGSAYLSQQNKGIGWLVSKEKVGFNQSFFETLFRKAKEARKPYYQDDLTTAFRLFNQEGDGFGGLTVDLYGAYAVFSWYNSFVYQIRKLIVKAFKEVFPEVLGAYEKIRFKGLDYESAHVYGEEAPDYFTVLENGVLYQVFMNDGLMTGIFLDQHEVRGSLVDGLAMGKSLLNMFSYTAAFSVAAAMGGASETTSVDLAKRSRELSEAHFQANGFSTDNHRFIVMDVFEYFKYAKRKGLTYDVIVLDPPSFARNKKQTFSVAKDYHKLISQSLEILNPGGIIIASTNAANVSRQKFTEQIDKGFAGRRYQVLNQYGLPADFAYNKKDESSNYLKVISMKVSK encoded by the coding sequence ATGAATAGAATTAGGGTCAGCAGACGTGTTGAAAAAAAGCTAGCTAAGGGTCTAGTTCTTTTGGAAGCAAGTGATTTAACAGATATTGATCTGACGGATCAGGCAGTAGAAGTTCTTAGTCAAGACGGGAAGTTTTTAGGGAGTGCCTATCTTTCTCAGCAGAACAAGGGCATTGGCTGGTTGGTCAGCAAGGAAAAGGTTGGTTTCAACCAATCCTTCTTTGAAACTCTGTTTCGTAAGGCCAAGGAAGCTAGAAAGCCTTATTATCAAGATGACTTGACCACTGCCTTTCGCCTTTTTAACCAAGAGGGGGATGGTTTTGGTGGTCTGACTGTTGATCTCTACGGAGCTTATGCTGTCTTTTCGTGGTACAACTCCTTTGTTTACCAGATTCGGAAGTTGATAGTAAAGGCTTTTAAGGAAGTTTTTCCTGAGGTCTTGGGAGCGTACGAAAAGATTCGTTTTAAAGGTCTAGATTACGAGTCTGCCCATGTTTATGGTGAGGAAGCGCCAGACTATTTTACTGTTCTTGAGAATGGCGTGCTCTATCAAGTCTTTATGAATGATGGCTTGATGACAGGTATTTTCCTGGACCAACATGAGGTTCGTGGGAGTTTGGTGGATGGTCTAGCCATGGGTAAATCCTTGCTCAATATGTTTTCCTATACGGCTGCCTTTTCAGTTGCTGCAGCTATGGGAGGCGCGAGTGAGACAACTTCTGTCGACTTGGCCAAACGGTCTAGAGAGCTATCAGAGGCTCATTTTCAGGCAAATGGATTCAGTACGGACAATCATCGTTTTATCGTCATGGATGTCTTTGAGTACTTCAAGTATGCCAAGCGAAAAGGCTTGACCTATGATGTGATTGTTCTTGATCCGCCGAGCTTTGCCCGCAATAAAAAACAAACATTCTCTGTAGCTAAGGACTATCACAAGTTGATTTCCCAGAGTCTAGAGATTTTAAATCCGGGAGGCATTATCATTGCCAGTACCAATGCTGCCAATGTTTCCCGCCAGAAATTTACAGAACAAATTGATAAAGGTTTTGCAGGAAGAAGGTATCAGGTCTTGAACCAATATGGCCTTCCAGCAGACTTTGCCTATAATAAAAAAGATGAAAGCAGTAATTACCTCAAGGTGATTAGTATGAAGGTTAGTAAATGA
- the aroC gene encoding chorismate synthase codes for MRYLTAGESHGPRLTAIIEGIPAGLPLTAEDINEDLKRRQGGYGRGGRMKIESDQVVFTSGVRHGKTTGAPITMDVVNKDHQKWLDIMSAEDIEDRLKSKRKITHPRPGHADLVGGIKYRFDDLRNSLERSSARETTMRVAVGVVAKRLLAELDIEIANHVVVFGGKEIDVPENLTVAEIKKLAAQSEVSIVNQEREQEIKDYIDQIKRDGDTIGGVVETVVGGVPVGLGSYVQWDRKLDARLAQAVVSINAFKGVEFGLGFEAGYRKGSQVMDEILWSKEDGYTRRTNNLGGFEGGMTNGQPIVVRGVMKPIPTLYKPLMSVDIETHEPYKATVERSDPTALPAAGVVMEAVVATVLAQEILEKFSSDNLEELKEAVAKHREYTKNY; via the coding sequence ATGAGATATTTAACTGCGGGAGAATCACATGGACCCCGTCTGACAGCTATCATTGAAGGAATTCCTGCTGGACTTCCTCTGACAGCAGAGGACATCAATGAGGATCTGAAACGTCGTCAGGGTGGATACGGACGTGGTGGTCGTATGAAGATTGAGAGTGACCAGGTTGTCTTTACCTCGGGTGTTCGCCATGGGAAGACGACTGGGGCTCCCATTACCATGGATGTCGTCAATAAAGACCACCAAAAATGGCTGGATATCATGTCTGCAGAGGACATTGAAGACCGCCTCAAAAGCAAACGGAAAATCACTCATCCTCGTCCAGGTCATGCCGACTTGGTAGGTGGCATTAAGTACCGTTTTGATGATTTGCGTAATTCTTTAGAGCGTTCATCTGCCCGTGAAACCACCATGCGAGTGGCAGTTGGGGTGGTAGCCAAACGTCTCTTAGCTGAACTGGATATAGAAATCGCCAACCATGTTGTTGTCTTTGGTGGCAAGGAAATCGATGTTCCAGAAAACTTAACAGTCGCAGAGATTAAGAAACTGGCAGCCCAGTCAGAAGTTTCTATTGTTAACCAAGAACGGGAACAGGAAATCAAGGATTATATTGACCAAATCAAGCGTGACGGTGATACCATCGGTGGAGTTGTGGAGACAGTTGTTGGAGGGGTTCCAGTCGGTCTTGGTTCCTATGTTCAATGGGACCGAAAATTGGATGCCAGACTGGCCCAAGCTGTTGTCTCTATCAATGCCTTTAAAGGGGTGGAATTTGGTCTTGGTTTTGAGGCGGGTTACCGTAAAGGCAGCCAAGTCATGGACGAAATTCTCTGGTCTAAAGAAGACGGCTATACTCGTCGCACCAATAATCTGGGTGGTTTTGAAGGTGGCATGACCAATGGGCAACCCATCGTTGTTCGAGGTGTCATGAAACCCATTCCCACTCTCTATAAACCATTGATGAGTGTGGATATCGAGACTCACGAACCTTACAAGGCAACCGTGGAGAGAAGCGATCCAACCGCTCTTCCAGCAGCAGGTGTTGTCATGGAGGCTGTTGTGGCAACAGTTCTAGCGCAAGAAATTCTTGAAAAATTCTCATCGGATAACTTAGAGGAATTAAAAGAAGCGGTAGCCAAACACCGTGAGTATACAAAGAACTATTGA
- a CDS encoding YlbF/YmcA family competence regulator, which produces MSNIYDSANELSRGLRELPEYKAVKAAKEAIQADEQASKIFADYLAFQQEIQVMAQTGQMPDASFQEKMQSFSKQIQENAFLSDFFAKQQQLSIYLSDIEKIVFEPVSELLK; this is translated from the coding sequence ATGTCAAATATTTACGATAGTGCAAATGAACTCAGTCGCGGCTTACGCGAATTACCAGAATACAAGGCTGTCAAGGCGGCAAAAGAGGCCATTCAAGCAGATGAACAAGCCAGCAAGATTTTTGCAGATTACCTTGCCTTTCAGCAAGAAATCCAAGTCATGGCACAAACTGGACAAATGCCAGATGCTTCTTTCCAAGAAAAGATGCAGTCCTTCAGTAAGCAAATCCAAGAGAACGCTTTTTTGTCAGATTTCTTTGCTAAACAGCAACAATTGTCTATTTACCTTTCAGACATTGAAAAAATTGTCTTTGAACCTGTTTCAGAATTATTGAAATAG
- the aroA gene encoding 3-phosphoshikimate 1-carboxyvinyltransferase, protein MKLKTNIRHLHGSIRVPGDKSISHRSIIFGSLAEGETKVYDILRGEDVLSTMQVFRDLGVEIEDKDGVITIQGVGMDGLKAPQNALDMGNSGTSIRLISGVLAGADFEVEMFGDDSLSKRPMDRVTIPLKKMGVSISGQTERDLPPLHLKGTKNLTPIHYELPIASAQVKSALMFAALQAQGESVIIEKECTRNHTEDMLQQFGGHLSVDGKKITVQGPQKLIGQKVVVPGDISSAAFWLVAGLIVPDSRVELKNVGINETRTGILDVIRAMGGKLEITEINPVAKSATLTVESSDLKGTEIGGSLIPRLIDELPIIALLATQAQGVTVIKDAEELKVKETDRIQVVADALNSMGADITPTADGMIIKGKSRLHGARVNTFGDHRIGMMTAIVALLVADGEVELDRAEAINTSYPSFFDDLESLIHG, encoded by the coding sequence ATGAAACTAAAAACAAACATTCGCCACTTGCATGGCAGTATCCGAGTTCCAGGTGATAAGTCCATCAGCCATCGTTCGATTATCTTTGGAAGTTTGGCTGAAGGTGAGACCAAGGTTTATGATATTTTGCGTGGCGAGGACGTGCTCTCGACTATGCAGGTTTTTCGTGACCTTGGTGTTGAGATAGAAGATAAAGACGGTGTGATTACGATTCAAGGTGTAGGCATGGATGGCTTAAAAGCGCCACAAAATGCCTTGGATATGGGAAACTCTGGCACCTCGATTCGCCTGATTTCAGGTGTTCTTGCTGGTGCAGACTTCGAAGTAGAGATGTTTGGAGATGATAGCCTTTCTAAACGTCCTATGGATCGTGTGACGATTCCATTAAAAAAAATGGGCGTTAGTATTTCAGGGCAAACTGAGCGAGACCTGCCCCCTCTTCACTTAAAAGGGACGAAAAACCTTACACCTATCCATTATGAGTTGCCAATCGCTTCTGCTCAAGTCAAGTCAGCCTTGATGTTTGCAGCCTTGCAGGCTCAGGGGGAGTCCGTTATTATCGAGAAAGAATGTACTCGCAACCACACCGAAGATATGCTACAGCAATTTGGTGGTCATTTAAGTGTAGATGGCAAAAAAATCACAGTTCAAGGACCACAAAAACTGATCGGACAAAAGGTAGTTGTTCCAGGAGATATCTCCAGTGCAGCATTTTGGCTAGTAGCAGGTTTAATTGTTCCAGATTCTCGTGTGGAACTTAAGAACGTTGGTATCAATGAAACACGCACAGGGATTCTTGATGTCATTCGCGCCATGGGTGGAAAACTAGAAATAACTGAAATCAATCCGGTCGCTAAATCAGCAACCTTAACTGTCGAGTCTTCTGACTTAAAAGGAACAGAGATTGGTGGATCCTTGATTCCCCGTTTGATTGATGAATTGCCCATTATTGCCCTTTTAGCGACACAAGCACAAGGTGTAACGGTCATTAAGGATGCTGAGGAACTCAAGGTAAAGGAAACAGACCGCATTCAAGTGGTGGCAGATGCCTTAAATAGCATGGGGGCGGATATCACTCCTACAGCAGACGGGATGATTATTAAAGGAAAATCAAGACTTCATGGCGCTAGAGTCAATACGTTTGGTGACCACCGAATTGGAATGATGACAGCCATCGTAGCCCTCTTGGTTGCGGATGGAGAAGTGGAACTTGACCGTGCTGAAGCCATCAATACCAGCTATCCTAGTTTCTTTGATGATTTGGAGAGCTTGATTCATGGCTAA
- a CDS encoding shikimate kinase, whose product MAKVLLGFMGAGKSIIARGLDSDYIDMDTLIEERLGMSIADFFAEKGEVAFRQVESEVLADLLKTDRVVSTGGGVIISQRNRDLLKTNPDNIYLKADFETLYQRIAADKDNQRPLFLNKSKEELAVIFQERQAWYEEIASQVLDVTKLSPEEIIEELR is encoded by the coding sequence ATGGCTAAGGTATTACTCGGATTTATGGGGGCAGGCAAGTCGATAATCGCTAGAGGATTGGACTCAGACTACATCGATATGGATACCTTAATCGAGGAACGTTTGGGCATGTCCATTGCGGATTTCTTTGCTGAAAAAGGAGAAGTGGCCTTTCGTCAAGTAGAGTCAGAAGTCCTAGCTGACTTACTAAAAACGGACCGAGTTGTGTCAACTGGCGGAGGAGTTATCATTTCTCAGAGAAATCGTGACTTGCTCAAAACCAATCCTGATAACATCTACCTAAAAGCAGATTTTGAAACCCTCTACCAACGTATCGCAGCTGATAAGGACAATCAGCGCCCGCTTTTTCTTAACAAAAGCAAGGAAGAACTGGCAGTTATTTTCCAAGAAAGACAAGCTTGGTATGAGGAAATAGCCAGTCAAGTTCTGGATGTGACCAAGCTAAGCCCAGAGGAAATTATAGAGGAACTGAGATGA
- the pheA gene encoding prephenate dehydratase, producing MKIAYLGPKGSFSHHVVQTAFPKEELQAFANITDVIKAYEQGLVDYSVVPVENSIEGSVHESLDYLFHQARIQAVAEIVQPIHQQLMVVPGQSKIEKIFSHPQALAQGKKFIDVHYPEAKIEVTASTAYAARFISEHPDQPYAAIAPRSSAEEYGLELIAEDIQEMEANFTRFWVLGVEIPKIPLNSQAEKMSLALTLPDNLPGALYKALSTFAWRGIDLTKIESRPLKTALGEYFFIIDVDYSDKELVHFARQELEAIGIQHKILGTYPIFTITDIEKESQ from the coding sequence ATGAAAATTGCCTATCTAGGTCCCAAGGGATCTTTTTCGCATCATGTTGTGCAGACAGCCTTTCCCAAAGAGGAATTGCAGGCTTTTGCCAATATCACAGATGTTATCAAGGCCTATGAACAGGGCTTGGTGGACTATTCTGTAGTGCCAGTTGAAAATTCTATTGAGGGTAGTGTCCATGAAAGTTTGGACTATCTTTTTCATCAGGCTCGCATCCAAGCAGTTGCAGAAATTGTTCAACCCATTCACCAGCAGTTGATGGTGGTTCCAGGTCAGTCAAAAATTGAGAAAATCTTTTCCCATCCTCAGGCTCTGGCTCAAGGAAAGAAATTCATCGATGTGCACTATCCAGAGGCCAAAATTGAGGTAACAGCCAGTACCGCCTATGCAGCTCGCTTTATTTCAGAGCATCCAGACCAGCCATACGCAGCCATTGCTCCTAGAAGTTCAGCTGAAGAATATGGCTTGGAATTGATTGCAGAGGATATTCAGGAAATGGAAGCCAATTTCACACGTTTTTGGGTGTTAGGGGTAGAGATACCGAAGATTCCTTTGAACTCACAAGCTGAAAAAATGAGTTTGGCCTTGACCTTACCGGACAACCTTCCCGGTGCTCTTTACAAGGCACTTTCGACCTTTGCTTGGAGAGGGATTGACTTAACAAAGATTGAAAGTCGTCCCCTTAAAACAGCCTTGGGAGAATACTTTTTCATTATCGATGTAGACTATAGTGATAAAGAACTGGTTCATTTTGCCAGACAAGAACTAGAGGCCATTGGGATCCAGCACAAGATACTGGGAACCTACCCGATTTTTACCATAACTGATATAGAAAAGGAGAGTCAATGA
- a CDS encoding alpha-amylase, which translates to MQNQTLMQYFEWYLPHDGQHWTRLTNDAEHLAHLGISHVWMPPAFKATNEKDVGYGVYDLFDLGEFHQKGTVRTKYGVKEDYLQAIQALKAQGIRPMADVVLNHKAAADHMESFQVIEVDPEDRTVQLSEPFTINGWTHFTFDGRQNTYNDFHWHWYHFTGTDYDAKRRKSGIYLIQGDNKGWANEELVDNENGNYDYLMYADLDFKHPEVIKNIYDWADWFMETTGIAGFRLDAVKHIDSFFMRNFIRDMKEKYGQDFYVFGEFWNPDKEANLDYLEKTEERFDLVDVRLHQNLFEASQAGASYDLRGIFTDSLVELKPDKAVTFVDNHDTQRGQALESTVEEWFKPAAYALILLRQDGLPCVFYGDYYGISGQYAQEDFREVLDRLLAIRKDLAYGEQTDYFDDANCIGWVRSGAEDQSPIAVLISNDQENSKSMFVGQEWADQTFIDLLENHSAQVTINADGYGEFPVAAGSVSVWTAK; encoded by the coding sequence ATGCAAAATCAGACACTTATGCAATACTTTGAGTGGTATCTACCCCACGACGGCCAACACTGGACGCGACTGACAAATGATGCAGAGCACCTAGCCCATTTGGGAATTAGCCACGTATGGATGCCACCAGCCTTCAAGGCTACAAATGAAAAAGATGTGGGTTACGGGGTATATGACCTATTTGACCTAGGTGAATTTCACCAAAAAGGGACTGTCCGTACCAAGTATGGGGTTAAAGAAGACTATCTTCAAGCCATTCAAGCCCTAAAGGCTCAGGGAATTCGACCTATGGCCGATGTGGTGCTCAATCACAAGGCTGCAGCCGATCACATGGAATCCTTTCAGGTTATTGAAGTGGACCCTGAGGACCGTACCGTTCAACTAAGCGAGCCCTTCACCATCAATGGTTGGACTCACTTTACTTTCGATGGTCGTCAAAATACCTACAATGACTTCCACTGGCACTGGTACCACTTCACAGGTACAGACTACGATGCCAAACGCCGTAAATCTGGCATTTACCTGATCCAAGGGGACAACAAGGGCTGGGCAAACGAGGAATTGGTCGATAATGAAAACGGCAACTACGACTACCTCATGTATGCCGACCTAGACTTTAAGCATCCTGAAGTGATCAAAAATATCTATGACTGGGCTGACTGGTTCATGGAAACGACTGGTATTGCTGGTTTCCGCTTGGATGCCGTCAAACACATTGACTCTTTCTTTATGCGCAATTTCATCCGTGATATGAAGGAAAAATACGGTCAAGATTTCTATGTTTTTGGGGAATTTTGGAACCCAGACAAGGAGGCTAATCTAGACTACCTTGAAAAAACAGAAGAACGCTTTGACCTTGTCGATGTTCGTCTCCACCAGAATCTCTTTGAAGCTAGTCAGGCTGGAGCAAGCTACGACCTTCGTGGCATTTTCACAGATAGCTTGGTTGAACTAAAGCCCGATAAGGCTGTGACCTTTGTCGACAACCATGATACCCAACGAGGTCAAGCCCTTGAGTCTACTGTTGAAGAATGGTTCAAGCCAGCAGCCTATGCCCTTATTCTATTACGCCAAGATGGTCTTCCATGTGTCTTTTACGGAGATTATTACGGCATTTCAGGGCAATATGCCCAAGAAGATTTCAGAGAAGTTCTTGATCGTCTCCTAGCCATCCGAAAAGATTTAGCCTATGGAGAGCAAACAGACTACTTTGATGATGCCAACTGTATCGGTTGGGTTCGTTCAGGTGCTGAAGATCAATCCCCAATCGCGGTCTTGATTTCAAATGACCAAGAAAACAGCAAGTCAATGTTTGTCGGGCAAGAATGGGCTGACCAAACCTTTATTGATCTCCTTGAAAATCATTCAGCACAAGTTACAATCAATGCTGACGGTTATGGAGAATTTCCAGTAGCAGCGGGGTCAGTCAGTGTCTGGACAGCAAAATAA
- a CDS encoding prephenate dehydrogenase, with translation MAKTIYIAGLGLIGASMALGIKRDHPDYEILGYNRSQASRDIALERGMIDRATDDFASFAPLADVIILTLPIKQTIAFIQELATIDLKEGVIISDAGSTKSAIVDAAEQYLAGKPVRFVGAHPMAGSHKTGAASADVNLFENAYYIFTPSSLTTPETLSEMKDLLSGLHARFIEIDAKEHDRVTSQISHFPHILASGLMEQTAVYAREHEMTRRFAAGGFRDMTRIAESEPGMWTSILLSNRETILERIEDFKERLDEIGQAIDKGEEEQIWNFFNQAREQRQAMEIHKRGGVDSSYDLYVDVPDEEDVILRILELLRGTSLVNIHINEENREDVHGILQISFKNAQDLERAEHLISENTDYTVVIK, from the coding sequence ATGGCAAAAACCATCTATATCGCTGGTCTCGGTTTGATTGGTGCCTCGATGGCGCTTGGTATCAAGCGCGATCATCCCGATTATGAAATTCTAGGTTACAATCGTAGTCAGGCTTCGAGAGACATTGCCTTGGAGCGGGGAATGATTGACCGTGCAACGGATGATTTTGCCAGTTTTGCTCCTCTGGCTGATGTCATCATTCTGACCTTGCCAATCAAGCAGACCATTGCATTTATCCAGGAGTTGGCAACTATAGACTTGAAAGAAGGCGTCATTATCTCAGATGCTGGTTCGACCAAGTCAGCAATTGTAGATGCAGCAGAGCAGTATTTGGCTGGTAAGCCTGTTCGTTTTGTCGGGGCCCATCCCATGGCTGGTAGCCACAAGACAGGGGCTGCCTCTGCGGATGTTAATCTCTTTGAAAATGCCTACTATATCTTTACTCCATCGAGTTTGACCACCCCAGAAACTCTTTCAGAAATGAAGGACCTACTTTCTGGTCTCCATGCTCGTTTCATTGAAATTGATGCCAAGGAGCACGATAGAGTGACTTCTCAGATTAGCCATTTTCCCCATATCTTGGCATCAGGTCTCATGGAGCAGACAGCAGTCTATGCTCGAGAACATGAGATGACAAGGCGCTTTGCGGCGGGTGGTTTTCGAGATATGACCCGGATTGCAGAGAGTGAACCAGGTATGTGGACCTCTATTCTCTTGTCCAATCGCGAGACCATCCTAGAGCGGATTGAGGACTTCAAGGAACGCTTAGATGAGATTGGTCAGGCTATTGACAAGGGGGAAGAAGAGCAGATTTGGAATTTTTTCAACCAAGCGCGTGAGCAACGTCAGGCTATGGAAATTCATAAACGTGGAGGCGTGGACAGTTCTTATGACCTCTATGTTGACGTTCCCGACGAGGAAGACGTTATCTTGCGAATCTTGGAATTGCTACGTGGTACTTCCCTAGTCAATATCCACATCAATGAGGAAAACCGAGAAGATGTTCACGGGATTCTCCAAATTTCCTTTAAAAATGCTCAGGATCTGGAACGAGCTGAGCACTTAATTTCAGAAAATACGGACTACACAGTCGTCATTAAATAA
- the aroB gene encoding 3-dehydroquinate synthase, with amino-acid sequence MKIRIDIPHHPYDIQIEKGCLSQAGQWLRELWQPQKVVIVTDNHVASLYAEKVKLSLEDAGFQVAVFDFLEGEERKNLTTVQKVYEFLVKQGLTRSDGIVALGGGVVGDLAGFVASTYMRGIHFVQIPTSLTAQVDSSIGGKTGVNTPFAKNMVGTFAQPDGVLIDPLVLETLGKRELIEGMGEVIKYGLIEDVELWALLTELDGSIESILEYAETLIEHSCQVKRKMVVEDELDNGVRLYLNFGHTIGHAIEATTGYGKVMHGEAVAMGMVQISKVAEEKDLMPEGITQSITAMCQKFGLPVDYENWDVEKLYQALTHDKKARGNTLKLVLVPELGSATIHPVSLEEMKDYLVK; translated from the coding sequence ATGAAAATCAGAATCGATATTCCGCATCATCCTTATGATATTCAGATTGAAAAAGGTTGTCTATCGCAAGCAGGTCAATGGTTGCGAGAACTCTGGCAACCACAAAAGGTAGTCATTGTGACAGATAACCATGTAGCTTCTCTCTATGCAGAGAAGGTTAAACTCAGCCTAGAAGATGCTGGTTTTCAGGTAGCTGTTTTTGACTTTTTAGAAGGCGAAGAACGAAAAAATTTAACCACTGTTCAGAAAGTTTATGAATTTCTAGTCAAGCAAGGTCTGACTCGTAGCGATGGGATCGTGGCTCTTGGCGGTGGTGTTGTTGGGGATCTGGCTGGTTTTGTAGCCTCTACCTATATGCGGGGCATTCACTTTGTTCAGATTCCGACTAGTTTGACTGCCCAGGTTGATTCTTCTATCGGTGGAAAGACGGGTGTCAATACTCCATTTGCTAAAAATATGGTGGGAACTTTTGCCCAACCAGATGGGGTTCTGATTGATCCACTTGTCCTTGAAACTCTTGGGAAAAGAGAGCTGATTGAAGGGATGGGTGAGGTTATCAAGTATGGTTTGATTGAGGATGTGGAACTGTGGGCTCTCTTGACGGAACTGGATGGCTCTATTGAGAGCATATTAGAATATGCAGAGACTTTGATTGAACATTCTTGTCAGGTTAAGCGGAAGATGGTGGTTGAAGATGAGTTGGATAACGGTGTTCGTCTTTACCTCAATTTTGGGCACACTATTGGTCATGCTATTGAAGCGACTACCGGTTATGGCAAAGTCATGCATGGTGAGGCCGTGGCCATGGGGATGGTGCAGATTTCTAAGGTTGCTGAGGAGAAAGACCTTATGCCAGAAGGAATAACCCAGTCCATCACAGCTATGTGTCAGAAATTTGGCTTGCCAGTTGATTATGAAAACTGGGATGTTGAAAAGCTTTATCAGGCTTTGACTCATGACAAGAAAGCGCGTGGGAACACCTTGAAATTGGTCTTGGTGCCAGAGCTTGGTTCGGCGACCATTCATCCAGTTTCTCTGGAAGAGATGAAAGACTACTTGGTAAAATAA
- a CDS encoding shikimate dehydrogenase has protein sequence MKVDGYTRLAAVVANPIKHSISPFIHNRAFEATATNGVYVAWEIEAGDLAETVANIRRYQMFGINLSMPYKEQVIPYLDELSDEARLIGAVNTVVNQDGTLIGYNTDGKGFFKSLPSFTISDKKMTILGAGGAAKSILAQAILDGVSQISVFVRSASMEKTRPYLDKLQEQTGFKVDLYALEDVSELQARITQSNLLVNATSVGMDGQSSPVPTSIVLPETLLAADIIYQPFETPFLKWAKGQGNQAINGLGMLLYQAAEAFQLWTGKEMPTEEIWQSLTEKYK, from the coding sequence ATGAAGGTTGATGGCTATACACGTTTAGCTGCAGTTGTTGCAAATCCCATTAAACACTCTATTTCACCCTTTATCCACAATAGGGCCTTTGAGGCGACAGCTACCAATGGTGTCTATGTAGCTTGGGAGATTGAAGCGGGTGACTTGGCAGAAACAGTAGCCAATATTCGCCGTTACCAGATGTTTGGGATCAACCTGTCTATGCCTTACAAGGAGCAAGTGATTCCTTATCTGGATGAGTTGAGTGATGAGGCTCGTTTGATTGGTGCGGTCAATACAGTTGTTAATCAAGACGGAACGTTAATTGGATATAATACAGATGGCAAGGGATTTTTTAAGAGCTTGCCTTCTTTTACAATCTCGGATAAGAAAATGACCATTCTGGGCGCAGGTGGTGCGGCCAAATCAATCTTGGCTCAGGCTATTTTGGATGGCGTCAGTCAGATTTCAGTCTTTGTGCGTTCAGCTTCCATGGAAAAAACAAGACCTTACCTAGACAAGTTGCAGGAGCAAACAGGCTTTAAAGTGGACTTGTATGCTTTAGAAGATGTTTCTGAACTGCAAGCACGGATTACTCAGTCAAACCTGCTCGTCAATGCGACCAGTGTGGGGATGGATGGCCAGTCATCCCCAGTTCCGACAAGTATAGTCTTACCAGAAACTCTCTTGGCGGCAGATATCATTTACCAACCCTTTGAAACACCATTTTTGAAATGGGCCAAAGGTCAGGGAAATCAAGCAATCAATGGCCTTGGAATGTTGCTCTATCAAGCTGCTGAAGCTTTTCAACTGTGGACAGGTAAAGAAATGCCGACTGAAGAGATTTGGCAGTCCTTGACAGAAAAATATAAATAG